In Candidatus Nitronauta litoralis, one DNA window encodes the following:
- the rpoN gene encoding RNA polymerase factor sigma-54, protein MGMELKLNLKMSQKLVMTPMLQQAIKLLPLARLELAQLVQQEMIENPVLEEILEEDEDETLPEETEEELEPGLSDLEGDATATQELDPGSEHTEPLVHEDIGQEGESSKDQDMEWEEYFQDNYEPHVPADHSSEPPSIEATCKKEPTLHDHLHWQLNLSVDTDEEKFIGSCIIGNIQNDGYLNIGLEELVEISKAPIEKIESVLKVIQGFDPVGVGSRTLKECLLIQANALPEKNPILIDLIENFLEKLDQKHFQKIANSLKISIDSLISTLETLKELDPKPGLQFQSEGIDYIVPDIIVVLTQDGYEVLLNDEGVPKVRISSYYHDLLKSTSEDQTKEYLESKYRAAQWLIKSIDQRRQTIYKVGKSIVKLQTEFFEKGLSYLKPMVLRDVARDIEMHESTVSRITTNKYIDTPQGIFELKFFFHSGIKSYMGNNNLSSIRVKNMIQEIIAEENPKKPYTDDEMVEMLMKKNAKIARRTVTKYRKELNILPASKRKKLF, encoded by the coding sequence ATGGGCATGGAATTAAAGCTCAACCTCAAAATGAGCCAGAAGCTGGTCATGACGCCCATGCTTCAGCAGGCAATCAAACTATTGCCGCTTGCTCGTCTTGAACTGGCCCAGCTGGTCCAGCAGGAAATGATTGAAAACCCCGTTCTGGAAGAAATTCTGGAAGAAGACGAAGACGAGACCTTACCCGAGGAAACTGAGGAAGAACTTGAACCTGGCTTGTCAGATCTGGAGGGCGACGCTACGGCAACCCAGGAACTGGATCCGGGCTCTGAACATACCGAGCCTCTTGTACACGAAGACATAGGACAGGAAGGTGAATCATCAAAAGACCAGGATATGGAATGGGAGGAATATTTTCAGGACAACTATGAGCCACACGTTCCAGCGGACCATTCCAGCGAGCCTCCCAGTATTGAAGCCACATGCAAAAAAGAACCCACCCTGCACGACCATCTCCATTGGCAGCTCAATTTATCAGTAGATACCGATGAAGAAAAATTTATCGGCTCATGCATTATTGGCAATATCCAAAACGATGGCTACCTGAATATCGGCCTTGAAGAACTTGTTGAAATAAGTAAGGCACCAATTGAAAAAATTGAATCCGTCCTGAAAGTGATTCAGGGGTTTGACCCTGTCGGCGTTGGTTCTAGAACCCTTAAAGAGTGCCTTTTAATCCAGGCCAATGCTTTGCCCGAAAAAAACCCTATTCTGATTGACTTGATTGAAAATTTCCTGGAAAAACTGGACCAGAAGCATTTTCAGAAAATTGCCAACAGCCTTAAGATTTCCATTGATTCTCTCATTTCAACCCTCGAAACTTTAAAGGAACTTGATCCCAAACCGGGCCTGCAATTCCAGAGCGAGGGCATCGACTATATCGTGCCGGACATCATCGTGGTCTTGACTCAGGATGGCTATGAAGTTCTTCTGAATGATGAAGGGGTTCCCAAGGTCCGGATCAGTTCGTATTACCATGACCTTCTGAAAAGCACATCAGAAGACCAGACAAAGGAATATCTGGAAAGCAAATACCGGGCAGCCCAATGGTTAATTAAAAGCATTGACCAGCGTAGACAAACTATCTATAAAGTCGGGAAAAGTATTGTGAAACTGCAGACCGAGTTTTTCGAAAAAGGCTTAAGCTACCTGAAGCCCATGGTCCTCCGCGATGTTGCCCGGGATATAGAAATGCATGAATCTACGGTAAGCCGTATAACAACCAATAAATACATTGATACGCCACAGGGAATTTTCGAACTGAAATTCTTTTTCCACAGTGGAATCAAGTCCTACATGGGAAACAATAATCTGTCCTCAATCCGGGTCAAAAATATGATCCAGGAGATCATCGCAGAGGAAAACCCGAAAAAACCTTACACGGATGATGAGATGGTTGAAATGCTGATGAAGAAAAACGCTAAAATTGCACGCAGGACAGTGACAAAATATCGAAAAGAATTGAATATTCTTCCGGCCAGCAAACGTAAGAAGCTGTTTTAA
- the raiA gene encoding ribosome-associated translation inhibitor RaiA, with amino-acid sequence MKLTVTGRHLKITDGIQEHLEAQVERHMKPWLEGPGDIHFALAVEKQRHFAEVTVKNKGYSVHAENETGDLYAAIDGAILKAEKQLKKHKERAVSLKSKQNNKLNEKTL; translated from the coding sequence ATGAAATTAACCGTCACAGGTCGCCACCTTAAAATTACTGATGGAATTCAAGAGCATCTGGAAGCTCAGGTAGAGCGCCACATGAAACCCTGGCTGGAAGGTCCGGGAGATATTCATTTTGCATTGGCCGTTGAAAAACAGAGGCATTTTGCTGAGGTAACGGTTAAGAACAAAGGCTACAGCGTGCATGCAGAAAATGAAACGGGGGACTTGTATGCCGCAATTGATGGCGCCATCCTGAAAGCAGAAAAACAACTCAAGAAACATAAAGAACGGGCTGTGAGTCTAAAGTCAAAACAAAACAATAAATTGAACGAAAAAACCCTTTGA
- a CDS encoding trypsin-like peptidase domain-containing protein: MNLPEQKKKNIWVAVIVIVGLIALSNQALTMKDPENTYPKRIKRALRLFFNPAENKLEEHLIGKGIDCENPADLYREAAAATVVLKTEEGLGAGVFIGPELIVTAKHVVDSPKVTANLPNVLDDNLARPGRSIPVEQVIPVDGLDLAFIKTRGRSSNWLLLETGIPKDSELMVVGHPNGKYYSLQKGRIKKKGRIEKTPFIFFKDNEVFFGNSGGTIVSCEGRLVGVVSMMSDYDNNLLKQGIGINARTIAQYAGKKGLPLPSGSKSMDTEPTIR, encoded by the coding sequence TTGAACTTACCTGAACAGAAAAAGAAAAATATTTGGGTTGCCGTCATCGTTATTGTCGGTTTGATCGCTCTCAGTAATCAGGCGTTAACGATGAAGGACCCGGAAAACACTTATCCGAAGAGAATTAAAAGAGCACTTCGTCTGTTTTTTAATCCAGCCGAAAATAAACTTGAAGAACATTTAATTGGGAAGGGGATCGACTGTGAAAACCCGGCCGATCTTTATCGTGAAGCGGCTGCTGCAACGGTTGTACTAAAGACCGAAGAAGGGCTTGGTGCCGGGGTTTTTATCGGCCCGGAGTTGATCGTCACCGCCAAACATGTTGTTGACAGTCCAAAGGTCACAGCAAATCTTCCCAATGTTCTGGATGATAATCTTGCGAGACCTGGACGTTCTATTCCTGTTGAACAGGTGATTCCTGTCGACGGCCTGGATCTTGCCTTCATCAAGACACGCGGCCGAAGCTCCAATTGGCTTCTTCTGGAAACGGGGATACCAAAAGATTCGGAGCTAATGGTTGTTGGGCATCCCAATGGGAAATACTACTCCCTGCAAAAAGGGAGGATCAAGAAAAAAGGGAGAATTGAGAAAACTCCTTTTATTTTCTTCAAGGACAACGAAGTGTTTTTTGGGAATTCCGGTGGCACTATTGTCAGTTGTGAAGGACGATTAGTTGGAGTGGTGAGTATGATGTCGGACTATGATAACAATCTCCTGAAACAGGGGATAGGAATCAATGCGCGAACGATTGCCCAGTATGCAGGAAAAAAGGGTTTGCCACTTCCTTCCGGATCGAAAAGTATGGATACGGAGCCCACAATTCGATAA
- the tsaE gene encoding tRNA (adenosine(37)-N6)-threonylcarbamoyltransferase complex ATPase subunit type 1 TsaE, with product MQFITKTAEESIDLGIQIGKCLEPGDCVLLFGDLGAGKTTLTLGLSRGLGLPETEYVRSPTFTLINQYEGRYPIFHLDLYRIESFEELDQLGLDEVFSDEGVCIVEWAEKLKPPGDQDNNLLPFGIQSRLEIDIQCMEDEARKFEITPINYQSDTHPIFSLQ from the coding sequence ATGCAGTTCATAACGAAAACGGCAGAAGAATCCATTGACCTGGGAATCCAAATTGGGAAATGCCTCGAGCCGGGAGACTGCGTCCTTTTGTTCGGAGATCTGGGTGCGGGAAAAACTACGCTGACGCTGGGCTTGTCACGAGGTCTGGGACTTCCGGAAACAGAATATGTCAGAAGTCCCACTTTCACCCTTATCAATCAATATGAAGGGCGCTACCCAATTTTCCACCTGGACCTGTATCGAATCGAATCTTTCGAAGAACTCGACCAACTGGGACTGGATGAGGTATTCTCGGATGAGGGGGTTTGCATCGTCGAGTGGGCAGAAAAATTAAAACCTCCCGGTGATCAGGACAATAACCTCCTTCCATTTGGGATCCAGTCAAGGCTGGAGATTGATATTCAATGTATGGAAGATGAAGCCAGAAAATTTGAGATTACTCCGATAAATTACCAGTCCGATACCCATCCCATTTTTTCTTTACAATGA
- the lptB gene encoding LPS export ABC transporter ATP-binding protein has protein sequence MKTLKTVNLVKAYKKRRVVNQISIEVKQGEIVGLLGPNGAGKTTTFYMTVGLTRPDSGKVLLDNEDITAFPMYQRAKRGISYLPQEPSVFRKLTVEENIIAVLEAQDLSQYDRKKMARSLLREFNILHIKNAKSYSLSGGERRRVEISRALATSPGFILLDEPFAGIDPIAVADIQGIVQQLKARNIGVLITDHNVRETLSITDRAYIISEGQIIASGLPHAVAQDEKVKQIYLGEQFSL, from the coding sequence GTGAAAACCCTCAAAACGGTTAATTTAGTCAAAGCCTATAAGAAACGACGCGTCGTTAATCAAATCAGTATCGAGGTTAAACAAGGAGAGATCGTAGGGCTCCTCGGGCCTAACGGGGCTGGAAAAACCACTACCTTTTATATGACGGTAGGGCTTACCCGTCCGGATTCCGGCAAGGTCTTGCTGGACAATGAAGATATTACCGCCTTTCCAATGTATCAGCGGGCCAAGCGTGGAATCAGTTATCTCCCCCAGGAGCCTTCTGTGTTTCGCAAGCTAACAGTTGAAGAAAATATCATTGCCGTTCTGGAGGCCCAGGACCTCAGCCAATATGACAGGAAAAAAATGGCCCGCTCCCTTCTTCGTGAATTCAACATCCTCCATATAAAAAATGCCAAGAGCTATTCTCTGTCGGGTGGGGAGAGACGCCGTGTGGAAATCAGCCGGGCTCTTGCTACCTCTCCAGGTTTTATTTTGCTGGACGAACCATTTGCTGGAATCGACCCCATTGCCGTTGCGGATATTCAGGGAATCGTGCAGCAACTCAAGGCTCGCAACATCGGAGTTCTGATTACGGACCACAACGTCAGGGAAACACTCAGCATCACTGATCGAGCTTATATCATCAGTGAAGGCCAGATCATTGCTTCAGGCCTGCCTCACGCTGTGGCCCAGGATGAAAAAGTAAAACAGATTTATCTCGGGGAGCAGTTTTCTCTATGA
- a CDS encoding NAD(P)H-hydrate dehydratase, protein MKNIFTAEEMRKADSLTIRDIGIPGIVLMENAGAGIVCAMEKKIDNLKRKKVLVVCGKGNNGGDGFVIARLLLLKGFHVQVVLLGEIKDLAGDARTNAEVARNMKVPLYETGKGNSRELSHAMRHTQIVVDAVFGTGLTRKVEGPAAKVIRQLNTLGKFTVAVDIPSGIDSDTGQLSGPHIQANLTLALGAYKRSHFLFPAAEAMGQLELIDIGIPHSVMDGFEESVSLLEAQDILACFPERKRNSHKGTYGHLLILAGSKGKGGAAGLTALSGLHSGAGLVTLGCPESMIPSQEWHPMEVMSLPLPETGTGAMAEKAAEPTLEALKGKNALAIGPGLGTSPSTLKYLEALLPGISCPMVIDADGLNLLGKKKSLLNQLPKGTILTPHPKEMSRLTGLSTPVIQKNRLKTVQDFCTQFKVILVLKGAHSLIGLPDGRIRINPTGNAGMATGGSGDVLTGLIGGFLAQGLPPEKAALAGVYLHGLSGDIYTRQLSERSLIAGDLIDHLPTAIKEALG, encoded by the coding sequence TTGAAAAATATTTTCACAGCCGAAGAAATGCGCAAAGCCGATTCTTTGACCATACGGGATATTGGAATCCCCGGGATTGTCCTTATGGAGAATGCGGGAGCCGGAATCGTGTGTGCTATGGAAAAAAAGATAGATAATCTCAAACGAAAAAAAGTGCTGGTGGTGTGTGGGAAGGGCAATAATGGAGGCGATGGCTTTGTGATCGCCCGCCTCCTACTATTAAAAGGCTTTCATGTCCAGGTGGTTCTACTTGGGGAAATCAAGGACCTTGCAGGGGATGCGCGCACCAACGCCGAGGTAGCCCGCAATATGAAAGTCCCATTGTATGAAACGGGTAAAGGAAATTCCCGGGAACTGTCTCATGCCATGCGCCACACCCAAATAGTAGTCGATGCGGTTTTTGGAACAGGACTCACTCGAAAAGTTGAGGGGCCCGCTGCCAAAGTAATCCGGCAATTGAATACCCTGGGAAAATTCACCGTAGCCGTCGATATCCCGTCAGGAATCGACTCTGATACGGGTCAGTTATCCGGCCCGCATATCCAGGCAAATCTGACACTGGCGCTGGGAGCCTACAAACGCAGCCATTTTTTATTTCCGGCGGCTGAAGCTATGGGACAACTTGAGTTGATCGACATTGGAATTCCTCACTCTGTTATGGACGGTTTTGAAGAAAGCGTTTCGTTATTGGAAGCGCAAGACATCCTGGCTTGTTTCCCTGAAAGAAAACGAAACAGTCACAAGGGGACCTATGGACACCTTCTGATCCTTGCAGGATCAAAGGGTAAGGGAGGAGCCGCTGGGTTGACTGCACTCTCCGGGTTACATTCAGGCGCAGGGCTTGTCACTCTGGGCTGTCCGGAATCTATGATTCCCTCGCAGGAATGGCATCCCATGGAAGTGATGTCCCTGCCTTTGCCTGAAACGGGGACAGGAGCAATGGCAGAAAAAGCAGCCGAACCAACTCTTGAGGCTCTGAAAGGAAAAAATGCACTGGCGATCGGGCCTGGGCTTGGGACCTCGCCTTCCACATTGAAATATCTGGAAGCCTTGCTGCCCGGAATTAGCTGCCCTATGGTCATAGACGCCGATGGGCTCAATCTACTGGGAAAGAAAAAGTCTCTGCTCAATCAGCTACCAAAGGGCACTATCCTGACTCCACATCCAAAAGAAATGTCGCGCCTCACAGGGTTGTCCACACCCGTTATCCAGAAGAACCGCCTAAAAACCGTTCAGGATTTTTGTACGCAATTTAAAGTCATCCTTGTTCTAAAAGGAGCACACTCCCTTATCGGCCTACCGGATGGTCGTATTCGGATCAATCCTACGGGAAACGCCGGGATGGCCACTGGAGGGTCGGGAGATGTCCTGACAGGTTTAATTGGCGGGTTCCTCGCACAAGGTTTGCCGCCTGAAAAAGCTGCCCTGGCGGGAGTGTATCTGCATGGGCTGTCTGGGGATATCTACACTCGTCAATTGTCAGAACGATCACTTATTGCAGGAGACCTTATTGATCACCTGCCGACTGCCATCAAAGAGGCCTTGGGCTGA
- a CDS encoding undecaprenyl-diphosphate phosphatase, which yields MNDWNVIILGLVQGLTEFLPVSSSGHLILAPALLGFQDQGLAMDAMLHLGTLLSIIIFFRKDLWGLFLGLLPGPKGEKNRVLAWSIIAASFPAGILGLAADDWIEANLRSPMFVACSLFAWSIVFWVIDKRGKLQEGTPDVHRLTPKQVFFIGCAQALALFPGTSRSGVTLAAGLLTQLNHQAAARFSFLLGAPIITAAGSLKTFEFFFKSESTEFLFSSYQLFLGFAVSFVVGYLAIHLLLKVVARVGLTPFIYYRILLAGFIGFYFW from the coding sequence ATGAACGATTGGAATGTCATTATACTCGGTCTGGTTCAGGGCTTAACAGAATTTCTCCCTGTTTCCAGCTCCGGTCACCTAATACTGGCACCTGCACTTCTCGGGTTCCAGGATCAGGGACTCGCTATGGATGCGATGCTGCACCTGGGCACCCTGCTCTCCATTATAATCTTTTTCAGAAAGGATCTGTGGGGGCTGTTCCTGGGTCTCTTGCCCGGCCCAAAAGGCGAAAAAAACCGGGTACTTGCCTGGTCTATTATCGCGGCATCCTTTCCAGCAGGTATATTAGGTCTGGCAGCCGACGATTGGATCGAAGCCAACCTGCGGTCACCCATGTTTGTCGCCTGCAGCCTTTTTGCCTGGTCTATTGTGTTCTGGGTAATTGACAAACGTGGAAAATTACAGGAAGGAACTCCTGATGTGCATCGTCTTACTCCAAAGCAGGTTTTTTTTATCGGATGCGCACAGGCCCTGGCTTTGTTTCCAGGAACGTCCCGATCTGGTGTAACCCTCGCGGCCGGCCTGTTGACGCAGTTGAATCATCAGGCAGCTGCACGTTTTTCATTTCTGCTGGGAGCTCCCATTATCACAGCAGCCGGGTCGCTAAAAACTTTCGAATTCTTTTTTAAATCAGAGTCAACAGAGTTCCTGTTTTCCTCTTACCAGCTTTTCCTTGGATTTGCAGTTTCGTTTGTGGTGGGTTATCTGGCCATTCATTTATTGCTGAAAGTAGTAGCACGGGTAGGACTCACACCTTTTATCTATTACCGAATCCTGCTGGCGGGTTTTATCGGGTTTTACTTCTGGTAA
- the alaC gene encoding alanine transaminase: MKEFPRIKRLPPYVFNIVTELKMAARRRGEDVIDFGMGNPDLPTPPHIVEKLVEAVQKPPNHRYSQSKGIPNLRLAICNWYKRNHGVELDPETEAIATIGSKEGISHLAMAVSGPGDSVLVPTPTYPIHTYAFILANADVVSVPLSRDVDFFEELLKAFKANWPRPKALIINFPHNPTTTCVDLEFFEKVVDFAREHELIVVHDFAYADLVFDGYRAPSLLQVPGAKEVGVECFTLSKSYNMPGWRVGFMVGNRDIIQALARVKSYQDYGMFQPIQIAAIIALNGPQDCVEEIRQVYKTRRDVLCEGLNRIGWNIEPPKASMFVWAEIPEGFQHMGSLEFSKMLIEKAGVAVSPGIGFGEGGDQFVRISLVENEHRIRQAVRGIREAL; the protein is encoded by the coding sequence ATGAAAGAATTTCCAAGAATAAAACGCCTCCCTCCCTACGTCTTCAATATTGTCACAGAACTTAAAATGGCGGCCCGAAGGCGGGGCGAAGATGTGATCGATTTCGGGATGGGAAACCCCGATTTGCCCACTCCCCCACACATTGTCGAAAAACTGGTGGAAGCCGTACAAAAGCCACCGAATCACAGATACTCGCAATCAAAAGGAATCCCCAACCTTCGTCTGGCTATCTGTAACTGGTACAAACGAAATCATGGGGTGGAACTGGACCCCGAAACGGAAGCTATTGCGACTATTGGATCGAAAGAAGGGATATCGCATTTAGCGATGGCCGTATCGGGACCCGGGGACTCAGTTCTGGTGCCGACCCCGACATACCCAATTCATACCTACGCTTTTATTCTTGCGAATGCCGATGTGGTGAGTGTTCCGCTTAGCCGGGATGTCGATTTCTTTGAGGAACTGCTTAAAGCCTTCAAGGCTAATTGGCCACGTCCGAAAGCACTCATAATCAATTTCCCGCACAATCCAACGACCACCTGTGTTGATCTCGAATTTTTTGAAAAAGTCGTTGATTTCGCGCGGGAACACGAATTAATCGTGGTGCATGATTTTGCCTACGCAGATCTTGTTTTTGATGGTTACCGGGCTCCAAGCCTCCTTCAGGTTCCGGGTGCCAAGGAAGTCGGGGTTGAATGTTTTACCCTGTCAAAAAGTTACAACATGCCTGGCTGGCGAGTCGGTTTTATGGTCGGAAATCGTGATATTATCCAGGCACTGGCACGGGTGAAAAGTTATCAGGATTACGGCATGTTTCAACCAATTCAGATTGCTGCAATCATTGCACTTAACGGTCCGCAGGATTGTGTTGAAGAAATCCGGCAGGTCTATAAAACCAGACGCGATGTTTTGTGCGAGGGCCTGAACCGCATTGGCTGGAACATTGAACCTCCCAAGGCATCTATGTTTGTCTGGGCTGAAATCCCGGAAGGCTTTCAACATATGGGGTCTCTGGAGTTTTCAAAAATGCTGATCGAAAAAGCAGGTGTGGCGGTATCACCGGGTATCGGGTTTGGAGAGGGTGGGGATCAATTTGTCCGCATTTCTCTTGTAGAAAATGAACATCGAATCCGACAGGCGGTTCGGGGTATTCGTGAAGCGCTTTAA
- a CDS encoding UTP--glucose-1-phosphate uridylyltransferase: protein MIDSNVKKALSELGMPKQALDQYLRLYGKFLSGPSLVQDWSAVCTPDSSHLFPYENLEDPDAGKSTELHKKLVVLKLNGGLGTSMGCQGPKSAIVVKNGKSFLELIGDQVRHLQSKASVALSLMNSFYTHDETLKLVESFFSKIPLTCFQQNRFPRIDEKSLLPLQLESFGENTWYPPGHGDLYCCIEEQGLLDGWLDEGKEVLFVSNADNLGAAVDEKILNHIVKNNIPFLMELTPKTTADLKGGTVYQDQGRLKLLELGNVPPEHVKEFQGMEKFKVFNTNNIWIHLPSLKKRLNEGLMDLPIIANRKTIQGEKVIQLETAVGAGLECFKDSVGLVVSRSRFAPVKTTSDLLRVQSDIYIEREGNLELNPERCLEGLPEVSLNGPLEDTRDFEKRIPVIPGMLELKRLEIEGDVIFKGRATLQGVVQLNGTTKPLVIEEGAVLKDCVLRN, encoded by the coding sequence TTGATCGATTCCAATGTAAAGAAGGCATTAAGTGAATTGGGGATGCCGAAGCAGGCTTTGGACCAGTATTTACGTTTGTACGGAAAATTTCTTTCGGGACCCTCGTTGGTGCAGGACTGGTCAGCTGTTTGTACACCGGACAGTTCCCATTTATTTCCTTATGAGAATCTTGAAGACCCTGATGCCGGCAAAAGTACTGAACTCCACAAGAAACTGGTGGTGCTGAAGTTAAACGGTGGACTGGGAACGAGCATGGGATGCCAGGGGCCCAAATCTGCAATTGTTGTTAAAAATGGAAAGTCGTTTCTCGAGCTAATTGGAGATCAAGTCAGGCACCTTCAAAGTAAGGCCTCTGTAGCATTAAGCTTGATGAACAGTTTCTACACACACGATGAAACTTTAAAACTGGTTGAATCTTTTTTTTCAAAAATCCCCCTGACATGTTTTCAGCAAAACAGGTTCCCAAGGATTGATGAAAAATCACTTTTGCCCCTCCAACTGGAAAGTTTTGGAGAGAATACCTGGTACCCTCCGGGACATGGGGATTTGTATTGTTGCATTGAGGAGCAGGGGCTTTTGGACGGCTGGCTCGATGAGGGGAAAGAAGTTTTGTTTGTTTCAAACGCGGACAATCTTGGGGCAGCTGTAGACGAAAAAATTCTAAACCATATTGTTAAAAACAACATTCCCTTTCTTATGGAACTGACCCCCAAGACCACTGCTGATTTAAAAGGCGGAACGGTTTATCAGGATCAAGGTCGTTTGAAACTTCTGGAATTAGGAAACGTTCCTCCGGAGCATGTGAAGGAATTCCAGGGGATGGAAAAGTTTAAGGTTTTTAACACCAATAATATCTGGATTCATTTGCCCTCACTAAAAAAGAGACTTAATGAGGGCTTGATGGATTTGCCGATTATTGCCAACCGTAAAACAATCCAGGGTGAAAAGGTGATTCAACTTGAAACGGCAGTGGGTGCCGGGTTGGAGTGCTTTAAAGATTCGGTGGGGCTGGTGGTTTCCCGCTCCCGGTTTGCTCCAGTAAAAACCACCAGCGATTTATTGCGTGTGCAATCGGATATTTATATTGAAAGAGAAGGCAACCTTGAACTCAATCCGGAAAGATGTCTTGAGGGGTTGCCAGAGGTTTCTTTAAATGGTCCCCTGGAAGATACCCGGGATTTTGAAAAGCGGATCCCGGTAATTCCCGGGATGCTGGAATTAAAAAGGCTGGAAATAGAAGGGGATGTGATTTTCAAAGGTAGGGCCACCTTACAGGGGGTGGTCCAGTTGAATGGAACTACGAAGCCCCTCGTAATTGAGGAAGGGGCGGTTCTAAAGGACTGTGTATTGCGAAACTAG
- the lptC gene encoding LPS export ABC transporter periplasmic protein LptC, whose amino-acid sequence MLNKIRLLLVLLVLGVGGYAGYNLFANYKGSGSPVKVKIKEKGVDVEIENFKLEHQILGRKDWELKADFAQIDTEKKITKLKNVKVVLNMENDQQSTISADSGYMNNDTQEIDLKGNVHFTATLEEFQTRFNKTDQKIFK is encoded by the coding sequence ATGCTCAATAAAATCAGATTGTTACTGGTTCTTCTGGTGTTAGGTGTTGGCGGCTATGCCGGTTATAACCTGTTTGCAAACTATAAAGGGTCCGGATCGCCTGTAAAAGTCAAAATTAAAGAAAAAGGGGTCGATGTTGAAATCGAAAACTTTAAACTTGAACATCAGATACTTGGCCGTAAAGACTGGGAATTAAAGGCAGATTTTGCTCAGATAGATACTGAGAAAAAAATCACAAAGCTAAAAAATGTCAAGGTCGTTCTCAATATGGAAAACGATCAACAGTCCACCATTTCAGCGGATTCGGGCTATATGAACAATGACACACAGGAGATTGATCTCAAAGGCAATGTCCATTTCACGGCCACTCTTGAGGAATTCCAGACCCGGTTTAACAAAACTGATCAGAAAATATTTAAATGA
- a CDS encoding PTS sugar transporter subunit IIA, protein MKISEILSEDFIIANLEPKTKSGVLETLCRFLKEKGIIKDDITLQEALLEREKLGSTGIGENVAIPHAKSDDIDRIFCVFGKSDNGIEYESLDQKPVNFVCLLLAPSNSTGQHLKALARIARLLKSQNLREDILKAKDAAGIYSLILNEDSKFI, encoded by the coding sequence ATGAAAATCAGCGAAATCCTTTCTGAAGACTTTATCATTGCCAATCTGGAACCCAAGACCAAGTCGGGTGTCCTTGAAACACTGTGCCGATTTTTAAAAGAAAAGGGCATCATCAAGGATGACATTACCCTGCAAGAGGCATTGCTGGAAAGGGAAAAACTGGGCAGTACCGGGATTGGAGAAAATGTCGCTATCCCCCACGCAAAGTCCGATGATATCGACCGTATTTTTTGTGTTTTTGGTAAATCAGATAATGGGATTGAATACGAATCGCTGGATCAAAAACCGGTAAACTTTGTATGCCTGTTGTTGGCACCCAGTAACTCAACTGGCCAACACCTGAAAGCCCTCGCGCGCATAGCCCGTCTTCTTAAAAGCCAAAATTTGAGAGAGGATATTTTAAAAGCCAAGGACGCAGCAGGAATTTACTCACTCATTCTGAACGAAGATTCCAAGTTTATTTAA